GGGCGACCGCGTGCTCGATCTGGGATGCGGACGTGGCGTGCTGCTGGAGTATTTAAAACAAAAAAAATCGATTTATGGCGTCGGTGTAGACATCGATCTCGACAAAATTCTTAGCTGTGTGAAGCGCGGCGTGCCGGCTTATCAGGGCGACATTCGAGCGATGTTAGCGACCTTTCCAGAGAATGCATTTGATCGTGTCATTTTCAGTCGCACAGTTGAGCAGTTGGAGGACCCCGATGCGGTGTTGGCCGAAGGCCTACGAGTGGGGCGGCGTGTGGCGGTAGGCTTTGTGAACAAGGCCTTTTGGTTGAACCGCTTAAATATATTTCTTAAAGGCCGTCGCACAGTGAACGAGGTCTACCCCAAGCCTTGGTATGAATCATTGCCAGCCAATCCCTTTTCGGTCGCTGAATTTGAGGATTATTGCGATGCGCGTAGGATTGTGATCGAAAATAGAGTGTTTCTTTCAGGAGATTGGCGCAGTGAGTGCTCCAGATTTCCTAATCTTATGGCAGGTTATGCTATTTATGACTTAGCATCCATTGATTAATGAATGGCCGGGCTTGATAAAGTTGCAGAATTAGAAAAAGCGATTGATCGCTTTTATGAACGTTACTCTGCGCAGCGCATCGCGGTGGCGACGCTAATGGTTGGCGTGTTATGTCTAGCTGTGTCGCTCGCGGTGTACTGGGGCTTTGGCAGTGGTATT
The nucleotide sequence above comes from Coraliomargarita algicola. Encoded proteins:
- a CDS encoding methionine biosynthesis protein MetW, with the translated sequence MKAIDKKRQADFQIIAHWVNEGDRVLDLGCGRGVLLEYLKQKKSIYGVGVDIDLDKILSCVKRGVPAYQGDIRAMLATFPENAFDRVIFSRTVEQLEDPDAVLAEGLRVGRRVAVGFVNKAFWLNRLNIFLKGRRTVNEVYPKPWYESLPANPFSVAEFEDYCDARRIVIENRVFLSGDWRSECSRFPNLMAGYAIYDLASID